The Ananas comosus cultivar F153 linkage group 4, ASM154086v1, whole genome shotgun sequence region GGAAAAGTAGAATAATGCACAGCTTCGTATAAGGGGGAGAGCACACAAATCACATCAATTCAACTATTACGGCTCTACAAAAAAAGGACCCAAACTAAGGTAATATTACCAAACTGCCATTAGGGATTTAACTTTATTTATTACGAAAACAAAAGATAAGAATTAAACTCCTGTattatttaaaagtatcaaatcatTAATATCCGTAGAGTTTcgttttttctaattaatagaTATATGGTTAGAATGGTAATGATCTTTTAGAATTGAGTTGATATtaattgaataatatgatctaactgatagaaataatcaaaatggtagatcttacgataaaaaacttacaagcacaaagtgctttgtacttttacaagcactatatatataacctaactcacactataaatatagttaaaatatatttggcaaaatattaactaatattattttttgaaaatattaaaagtgaaaattttttagaagttaTTAGTTAGTTCAacagttattatttatatatctcctaagatatatatagagagattaTGGATTGAGTGGGCATTAAAAATAGAGCTAATTCTCTTAAAATtgtcaactttaaaatttggcCAAACTCAAACTCTCCTTCCTCTTAGATCCCAAATATGCCCTTCAAGGTAAGCACATTTAGGATGTGATTTAGGGGTGTTTTAGTCAATTCGGGCACTGCTAGTGTTCCAGGGAACAGAGGGCAATGGTCGAGGTTGGGTCATGTGATGGAAGGAGGGATGTGATGGGTGATGATTGAAGGCACGTGACACTAACCAAGAATAGGAATAGTAGTGTTgggatttaaatatttactaatCACAGGTTTAATGGGATAATTAAgagaattaattaaatatggTGTTAAAGGTGGTGGTTGCAGCTAAGATTCACTGGGTGTTGGGGCTGGATGGCACGTGCGGATGGGTCAGATCTCACATGGGGCTTGACCAGGGCTTAAACCCTTTTCACACAAATGAGCTCATCGCTAGTAAGATTACCAAACTTAAAAGAGTTTTTGTTTGgcaatgaaaataaaaaatttagattattaGATTAAGCAGATGTAAATGCGTAATGTTGTTTGATAGAATATTATACTACCCGAGCTATTAGAATGaacattattttaatattctttaaaaattatagcaatattaaaaatatcaaattgaaGCAATTTTCTTTtcgatttaattttatttctatttttcattatagctgaagttctaaatttttttcttttccaaacgTACGCTTCATCTAATGTTGTTGTTGCCATTCCGAGCTTCAACTACAAGAAATATCTATtagagaattttaatttaatatattttttaaaatatgctATTTAAGTAACACTTTATTCAACGGCACTATATCTTGTGATAAATCaaacatatatacacacacacacacacacacacacacacacgtaagAGGAGGGAGAAAAATGTCCCACGCGCGAGATCTGAGGGTCGTAAAGTATTCGCCCATGTGGACGGAAGGGATCAGATCACGTGTATTAAGAGTGAGATTTGATGCTTGTATTGGCTTTTCGAGACCAGTTTTGAGTATTAATTTGAAAGGAGATCTGAatgttagtttaaattttagaaatataaccTTTTGATTGCTTTGACAAAAGAGTAAAAGAGTATCTTAAGTTAAGCTCAAATTATTTCTTAAAGTTTATGAAATAACGCTTTGTTTAAGAAAGCCGATAATAATGCGCGCCGATCAAGTTGTGAGGCACTATAAAAAGAAGTCCTATAAGAGGATATTTTTAGGAAAAGTACTtctattatcatttttatctattgttcgtagtatatattatacaatCTCTAATTTAGCGGGCcaaattttttaagaaagaaatcatatattgtATCATTCAGCCACTTATTGCAAATTTCACATGACTTATGAACAGACttttataatacaaaattatttcAAGTACTAGCTAAATAAAAAGTCGGGGCTTTTGCTATGACAAAAAAGTTCTAGAGTGCCAGTATAAATGAAAGTTTCAATCTGCGAAAGTCTTTACGTCAACTGCGGTTCAATTTTGCTCAAATAATACTTCTGTCGCTCCAACCGGGCCTCATGGGCTAGATCATAGTTCAGATGCCTTTTACTTTGGGTATATGGGCCAAGCCAAATCCACCTGATGAGCTTAGTCAAAATGTGTGTGCAAATCTAGTTTGGATATAAGATCTCTATGCTTATATTATTTTCGACTTGGTTGGTGCGCCGAACTCAACGAACCTAGCCCCATAGTGAGAAGTAATTAATTTTtggagaaacttcaaataccacacatgtgatttcgtatttttttatttcaataccttgtggtttaaagtgcatcaatttagttaaaactaaaatatactaaattaaatatttgataaacctagatagagTATCTatagttttttgtatataatttaacgaaatgttatgTTAATGAAGgagctgacaaaaaaaaaaaagaaaaaaaaaccacaaggtactaaattgatacactttaaaccacatagtattaaagtgagaaagtgcgaaatcaccggggtggtatttgaagtttaccttttatttttatttttgaggtaGGACACAAGCTCAACTTGATGAGCAAATCTTAACAATAATTCATGTAATTTAGTGATTGAATATCACCCTTGGCCTCATAAATATCATTGTTTCATGTAAGATTCATTTGTAATTGCgcaaagagaaacaaaaaacaTAGTAATTAAAACACACCACGCCGTCAATCGAATAGTAGTACAAGTGTGAAAAGTTTTACATCTCTTGAAACATGATGTTGTACATGTAATAAATGAAGCAAGAAGAATGTAATTTTACAGCAATCAAAGTTCATCCTCACCATCTTTTCTTATTGTACacactctctctcatctttggAGGCATGAAGGGTTTCTGATACCTCCAAATTGCTATAGAAGGAATTGGCTTCTTACATTCTTCTTCATCAATGTGCTTCATTCATTACTTGCTCCATTGTAGCCAAAGAGTAGCCAAAAATATTGGTATCCATGATGTAATGAGTTTAGGAATAATGAGTTCGTTCCCATTGTTCGGTGCAATCGTCATGTTTCCGGCATGAGCCGCAGCAAGTGAACCTGCTAATTATGTTAACAAAGAGAAGTTATTCGGGAAGCTGAGCTGAACCTGCAGTTATTGCACTAGTTTGGAAACTAGGAGTGTGCTTGAGCAAACCCTAGCCTGCGTAACCAGTTCGGTCGAACCGGTATACGGGTGTAATTGGTTCGGCTTAATCATATGGATCAATTTATTGGTTACGGGATAAAGAGCCCAAGTAGTTAAAAATAGAAGCATCAACACTAACTTGGTTCGGTTGGTAGAGATGACCAAAGCGAACCAATACCAAAAATCGAAATTCCACAAATATATATCCATATGGAACCGGAACGAAAACCAATTTAACAGAACCAACTACATTTATTTGGTTTGATTCAGTTTGGTTTTCAGAATAGGACTATTAGATCCCACTAGTACGTATGTCAATTGTGGGCCGATACCTACAAGTTCATCTAACTTCGAATCTAAATGGCACGTGTTTATCTGATATAGGAAAAGGAAAAACTGACGGGTtcgaatttggatatgaattttgtcgGTATCAGACCGAAcccaaatataatttatattatattaatatatatgattaCTTGATGTGatgtttgaatttatattttgaaaaattagatttcACATAATATATTGtgaaatttggtaaaaaaataattatttcaggtTTGAATTTTCAGGTTCAGATTCAagtttttggaattttggtcgggttcaattttggatatagatttttaaaacccgccaagCTCAGATTCCGGTTCAGATTTCATGTTTGATATCGGATTTGAGCTCGAGTTTTTGAAAACTCAAACCGAATCCAACTAGTTAACATCCCTACCCGCTAGAGAGGCAAGGATAAAAATGAGATTTCAATCTAAAATTCTACGTAATCTTATGTTTGCTCCTTCTCTCTCGTCTTATCTGATTCAATCTAATTCTATTACATTCCAAACAagtttctaaattctaaatttcaacaAGAGAATTGAAAACTCACCTCCACTGCCGCCATCCGATTGAGAGCCACCACTGCTGTTATTCCCACTACCAACACCACATGACATTTGAAATATGGCCATAACTCCTTGCATGAGCCCTGGGTTGTACCCTTGAAAATTGGCCATAATCCCGTTTACGCAGTTCATGATCAGCATCATTTGCCCAAAGCATGGCCCATTGCATAATCCCGCGGTCGCATTAGATGTCGAAGTAGACGCCGTAATGTTTTTCTTGAAAGGGATTAGCCCAGTGGGAGCAGGAGGAGCACCAGTAGTGTGGTTACTAGTATTGGCATTAGTTGCATTTGCAGTTCCATTCAAGTTTATTCCCATTGATTGGAGGCACCCATTGATCACCTACAAGTTTTATGCAAGTGTAAAGTAAAGAGGTGTGCTATTCTCGCCGACTCGGTGAGCCAAATCGGCGAGGACCGCCGCCCCTTCATCAGACGGTATTTACTGATTCCACGAGCCAAATCGCTGAATCGACAAATTTAATTCTTTtcctaaagttaaaaaaaaaaaaaagaaacagtttTTCTATTCTTACAAATAGTAGTTGAGTGTTTGGCGAAGCAGAAGATGCGATTCAAACTTTTGCTTTTCTTATTTGAAAGGATTTTaatgaagaaaaatatttgcgaattatattttttttgaatagttCTATTCAAACAGCACTTACTATTACAGTTTTTAATGATTATCGTATAAAAGTAAAGATGTTCTTACTGTACGATTGTCAAAGCAAAGAGCTGCGCTGGCTACAATCTGAACTGCATCTTGTGCTGCATCATAAAAtgaagagagagatttagataaAACTTTTTGTTATCTCAAAcaccaacaaaaagaaaaaatgataagaaataagataagaaagagaagaaagatatGGGGAAGAGTGACTTAATTTACAAGAGGAGAGGAAGTTAAATTACCTCTACAACGGGAACAAGCAATGCAAAGTAGAGCAGCTGCAAAGAATAAATGCTTTAGAGTGAGAGAAgccatatgaaaaaaaaaaaaattgaagaaggAATAGCTTCTTCAACAAGAGCAAAAATGAGCACTATTTCACCTCCATCTTAggttgtatgtatatatatataagcaaccCTATTACATGCACTATTAACATAGGAAGGGAACTATTATCCAACCTACACACACTTGCCCATGATTCTTAATTTGCACCAAGAAACCTAGCTATCGCTTTCAAGCAGATAAAACTATGACTATTTCTAGGTCATTTCTCATTTCTCATTATTTTTTCTTGCATGGTATCAAAGTCGGTCCTCATTAAATCTTTTAATTATGTAGGGATCATAGTTTCAAATTTTTCGTAAGTCGTAATAATTATGCTTGTTTGGTCCTACTTATACTTCTACGTTCAGTAGCAACAATATTATtggtttttatataaaaaatatggaaGTTCAGAACTTCTGCTGTTGTgagaaagagaaatgagatTGTAATATctaaaagcaaaagctccaaattagCTTCTTTTTATCTgctgcaaagaaaaaaaaaattaaagagaaagaTCTCAatttaatgatatatatatatttatatatattaatgaacttagctgaaaatgtgaagtaCCTAGAATATAAACTTGAGACTTTAGATATTTACCctcaagtcttttgccacttatgCTAAAAGACAGTTGCTATAGAGAAGAACTATTGGAAGGAATTAAATATGGTATTTCTTTTGATAATATATTCAATAATACTTCATCAAATAGCAATTC contains the following coding sequences:
- the LOC109709335 gene encoding uncharacterized protein LOC109709335 isoform X1, with product MASLTLKHLFFAAALLCIACSRCRAQDAVQIVASAALCFDNRTVINGCLQSMGINLNGTANATNANTSNHTTGAPPAPTGLIPFKKNITASTSTSNATAGLCNGPCFGQMMLIMNCVNGIMANFQGYNPGLMQGVMAIFQMSCGVGSGNNSSGGSQSDGGSGAGSLAAAHAGNMTIAPNNGNELIIPKLITSWIPIFLATLWLQWSK
- the LOC109709335 gene encoding uncharacterized protein LOC109709335 isoform X2 gives rise to the protein MASLTLKHLFFAAALLCIACSRCRAQDAVQIVASAALCFDNRTVINGCLQSMGINLNGTANATNANTSNHTTGAPPAPTGLIPFKKNITASTSTSNATAGLCNGPCFGQMMLIMNCVNGIMANFQGYNPGLMQGVMAIFQMSCGVGSGNNSSGGSQSDGGSGGSLAAAHAGNMTIAPNNGNELIIPKLITSWIPIFLATLWLQWSK